From Variimorphobacter saccharofermentans, one genomic window encodes:
- a CDS encoding prephenate dehydrogenase, translated as MKDLETDFKIGFIGFGLIGGSIARALRKINIEYYLIAYDYHKDNPSTDLKAALDDGVLNEVSHSLNDFHDCDIIFLCAPVLKNIEYLKELKLIVNPTCIITDVGSVKSNIHTAVSELNMESQFVGGHPMTGSEKTGYLNSYALLLENAYYILTPTKQTPKDMIDLLQSLVKKMGSIPIILDAYEHDEITAAISHLPHIIAAQLVNLVRDSDDETEKMRTLAAGGFKDITRIASSSPIMWQNICLTNANVIIQLLDRYILSLKAASDALAQNDGDFLYKMFDTAGEYRNAIPNKSTGMIIKLFEIYLDIRDEAGAIATIATLLASNQISIKNIGIIHNREFEEGVLKIEFYDEQAKMQAVELLGRYNYRIHERK; from the coding sequence ATGAAGGATTTAGAGACTGATTTTAAGATTGGATTTATTGGATTTGGGTTAATCGGAGGCTCCATTGCACGTGCATTACGAAAGATTAATATAGAATATTATCTTATAGCCTATGATTATCACAAGGACAATCCGAGTACTGACTTAAAAGCAGCTCTCGACGATGGAGTTCTGAATGAGGTCTCACACTCACTAAATGATTTTCATGATTGTGATATCATTTTTCTGTGTGCACCTGTTTTGAAGAATATTGAATATCTAAAGGAATTAAAACTTATCGTAAACCCTACCTGTATTATAACGGATGTGGGTAGTGTTAAAAGTAATATCCACACTGCAGTCTCTGAGCTTAATATGGAGAGTCAATTTGTTGGAGGTCACCCCATGACCGGTTCCGAGAAAACTGGTTATCTCAACTCCTATGCTTTGCTTTTAGAGAATGCTTATTATATCTTAACTCCAACAAAGCAAACACCAAAGGATATGATCGATTTGCTACAGAGCCTGGTAAAAAAGATGGGTTCTATTCCGATTATTCTTGATGCATATGAGCATGATGAGATCACTGCTGCCATAAGCCATTTACCACATATCATAGCTGCACAGCTGGTTAATCTTGTAAGAGATTCTGATGATGAAACGGAGAAGATGAGAACCCTTGCAGCTGGCGGCTTTAAGGATATTACAAGAATTGCCTCCTCATCACCAATTATGTGGCAAAATATCTGCTTAACCAATGCGAATGTAATCATACAGCTTCTGGACCGATACATATTATCCTTAAAGGCTGCTTCTGACGCTTTGGCACAAAATGATGGGGACTTTCTATATAAAATGTTTGATACTGCAGGTGAGTATCGCAATGCTATTCCAAATAAATCAACTGGAATGATTATTAAGCTATTCGAGATTTATCTGGATATCCGTGATGAGGCCGGTGCTATTGCAACAATCGCTACATTACTTGCCAGTAACCAGATCAGCATTAAGAATATCGGAATTATTCATAACAGGGAGTTTGAAGAAGGCGTATTGAAAATAGAGTTTTACGATGAACAGGCAAAAATGCAGGCAGTGGAATTATTAGGCCGCTATAATTATAGAATACATGAAAGAAAATAG
- the tyrS gene encoding tyrosine--tRNA ligase produces the protein MKRISIEEQIKIISKGAAELISVEELREKLSEVENEGRPLIIKLGLDPTAPDIHLGHTVVLRKIRQMQEMGHHAVIIIGDFTAKIGDPTGKSKTRKPLSEEQVRKNAMTYTNQIFKVIDKSKTTVRFNSEWLSKLQFEEVLRLAASTTVARLLERDDFQSRFRRSEPIGLHEFFYPLMQAYDSVEINADLELGGTDQTFNILMGRTLQSSMGKKRQIAMFMPILEGLDGVEKMSKSLGNYIGIFEPAEVMFKKVMEIPDHLILRYYELVTDEHPDRIAEIRMELENGKNPRDCKLELAKIITGLYHSAEEVQKAEEYFHMVFQKGELPQEMPLIDAGDRGRTLMELIPLLVEHGIVPSGSEFRRLVQQGGVQSNQMKVTDLNMELMEKEIVLKVGKKKFVRVIRNI, from the coding sequence ATGAAACGAATCAGTATTGAGGAACAAATTAAAATCATCTCAAAAGGAGCAGCTGAGCTTATCTCTGTGGAGGAGCTGAGAGAAAAGCTTAGCGAGGTTGAGAATGAAGGGAGGCCACTGATAATTAAGCTAGGTCTGGACCCTACTGCTCCGGATATTCATTTAGGACATACGGTAGTACTTCGAAAAATCAGACAGATGCAAGAGATGGGGCATCATGCAGTAATCATCATCGGAGACTTTACAGCGAAAATCGGAGATCCGACCGGAAAATCGAAAACACGGAAACCATTATCCGAGGAGCAGGTGCGTAAAAATGCCATGACATACACGAATCAGATTTTTAAGGTTATTGATAAAAGCAAAACAACGGTAAGGTTTAACAGTGAGTGGCTTTCTAAATTACAATTTGAGGAGGTACTGAGATTAGCAGCCAGCACAACGGTTGCAAGATTATTGGAACGGGATGATTTTCAGAGCCGCTTCAGACGTAGTGAACCCATTGGGCTCCATGAATTCTTTTATCCCTTAATGCAGGCTTATGATTCCGTAGAAATCAATGCAGATCTTGAGCTTGGCGGAACGGATCAGACCTTCAATATCCTTATGGGAAGAACGCTGCAAAGCAGTATGGGAAAGAAACGTCAAATTGCTATGTTTATGCCGATTCTGGAAGGCCTCGATGGCGTTGAGAAGATGAGTAAAAGTTTAGGTAACTACATCGGTATCTTTGAGCCGGCAGAGGTGATGTTTAAGAAAGTCATGGAAATACCGGATCACCTAATACTTCGTTACTATGAACTGGTAACAGATGAGCATCCCGACCGTATAGCGGAGATCAGAATGGAGCTTGAGAACGGGAAAAATCCGAGAGATTGCAAGCTGGAACTGGCTAAGATTATTACAGGCCTCTACCATAGTGCGGAGGAGGTTCAAAAAGCAGAGGAATACTTCCATATGGTATTTCAGAAGGGTGAATTGCCGCAGGAGATGCCGCTAATCGATGCCGGTGATCGAGGTAGGACATTGATGGAGCTTATTCCGTTACTGGTCGAACATGGTATAGTTCCTTCCGGAAGCGAATTCCGCCGTCTAGTACAACAGGGTGGGGTACAGTCAAATCAAATGAAAGTAACCGACCTTAATATGGAGCTGATGGAAAAGGAAATCGTACTAAAAGTAGGAAAGAAAAAGTTCGTTAGGGTTATACGGAATATATAA
- the aroF gene encoding 3-deoxy-7-phosphoheptulonate synthase yields MIIVMKPRAKMESIERIKAIIEENGLDAHISAGKEVTIIGVVGDKSKLLEHNLEIFDDVDKIVAVTESYKLANKKFHPEPSVIRVGNVTIGGDSLVIMSGPCAVESKEQLLATAHAIKKAGAQILRGGAYKPRTSPYAFQGLEEEGLKYMKEAREETGLPVICEVTSLNAIEAAVKYVDMLQIGARNMQNFYLLKEAGKSGLPVLLKRGLSATIDEWLNASEYIIAEGNPNVVLCERGIRTFETATRNTLDISAVPVIKEKSHLPIIVDPSHATGVRAYVKPLSMGAVAVGADGLMIETHPNPSCALSDGPQSLTFEQFEDLTKDLKPLAAMMGKKL; encoded by the coding sequence ATGATTATCGTAATGAAGCCCCGTGCGAAAATGGAATCTATCGAACGGATCAAAGCAATTATCGAAGAAAATGGATTGGACGCCCACATCTCCGCAGGTAAGGAAGTAACCATAATCGGAGTAGTCGGAGATAAATCAAAACTGCTGGAGCATAATCTGGAAATCTTTGATGATGTAGATAAAATAGTAGCAGTTACAGAAAGTTACAAGCTTGCAAATAAGAAATTTCATCCGGAGCCATCTGTAATAAGGGTTGGAAATGTAACGATCGGTGGTGACTCTCTGGTCATCATGTCCGGTCCCTGTGCTGTAGAAAGCAAGGAGCAATTGCTGGCAACTGCTCATGCAATTAAGAAAGCAGGTGCACAGATATTAAGAGGCGGTGCATACAAGCCAAGAACATCCCCCTATGCCTTCCAGGGATTAGAGGAAGAAGGCCTTAAGTATATGAAGGAAGCTCGGGAAGAGACTGGTCTTCCAGTTATTTGTGAAGTAACCAGTCTTAATGCAATTGAGGCAGCCGTAAAATATGTTGATATGCTTCAGATCGGAGCCAGGAATATGCAGAATTTCTATCTCCTTAAGGAAGCAGGAAAATCCGGTCTTCCCGTTCTATTAAAACGAGGTCTCTCCGCAACCATTGATGAATGGCTGAATGCCTCCGAGTATATTATTGCAGAAGGCAATCCCAATGTGGTACTCTGTGAGAGAGGTATCCGCACCTTTGAGACTGCTACCAGAAACACCTTAGACATTAGCGCTGTACCGGTCATTAAAGAAAAGAGTCATTTGCCGATTATTGTAGATCCCAGCCATGCCACAGGAGTTAGAGCCTATGTAAAGCCTCTATCCATGGGCGCAGTGGCTGTAGGTGCAGACGGATTAATGATTGAAACTCATCCGAATCCTTCCTGCGCTTTATCCGATGGTCCTCAATCACTAACCTTTGAGCAATTTGAAGATTTAACTAAGGATCTTAAACCACTGGCAGCAATGATGGGAAAAAAGTTATAA
- a CDS encoding LytTR family DNA-binding domain-containing protein has protein sequence MKLFLEQRKEKEIEVIVRYHEMNSDVKRLVQKIESCNHTVVGSDNGRQYKISIYDIYYIESVDKKTFIYTRDQVFRSEKKLYHFVEELKEYDFVQVSKSCILNLDVLEYIKSLYNSRMEATLINGEKITISRTYLPIIKEALSKEVEQQ, from the coding sequence ATGAAACTTTTCTTAGAGCAGAGAAAGGAAAAGGAAATCGAAGTCATTGTCAGATATCATGAGATGAATTCCGATGTGAAAAGATTGGTCCAGAAAATAGAATCTTGTAATCATACGGTGGTCGGTTCTGATAACGGAAGGCAGTACAAGATAAGCATTTATGACATTTATTATATTGAAAGTGTGGATAAGAAGACCTTTATCTATACCAGGGATCAAGTCTTTCGCTCAGAGAAGAAGCTATATCATTTTGTGGAGGAATTGAAGGAATATGATTTTGTACAGGTTAGTAAATCCTGCATACTGAATCTGGATGTATTGGAATACATAAAAAGCCTTTATAACAGTAGGATGGAGGCAACATTGATTAATGGTGAGAAAATAACCATATCAAGAACCTATCTTCCGATTATTAAGGAAGCATTAAGTAAGGAGGTAGAACAACAATGA
- a CDS encoding ABC transporter ATP-binding protein: MPANAGRAWISDKTDKPKDTKYVIKRLWYYISHYKWMLILAILLTIASNLFALIGPMLSGYAIDAIEPGKGLVVFKTVFYYAGWMIAFYILSSVLSYLLSVLMLYLSQKIVNKMREDVFTKLVDLPVNYFDRNQAGDIISRISYDIDTVNTSLSTDVVQIFTSVITVAGSLVMMFLISPVLVLAMLITIPLSILYTRYMAKKVRPLFRKRSAKLGELNGYIEEMVSGQKTIKAYAAESSVINRFDNLNEEAVNAYYDAEYYGSITGPTVNFINNLSLSLVTVFGAILYLLEYMTLGNISSFVQYSRKFSGPISETANIISELQSAAAAAERVFKLVDEKPEALDKPDAVELSEVKGDVSIENVSFGYLPDRMIIKNLFLHAKPGSLTAIVGPTGAGKTTMINLLMRFYDVWQGSIYIDSKETRNLTRNSLRKAYAMVLQDTWLFQGTIFENIAYGKENATMEEVVSAAKLVGMHSYIKRLPKGYDTVVNEDGINISKGQKQLLTIARAMLLDAKMLILDEATSNVDTRTEIKIQKAMRKLMEDKTCFVIAHRLSTIQGADNILVVNQGNVVEQGTHKELMEKKGFYYKLYQAQFE; this comes from the coding sequence ATGCCAGCAAATGCGGGAAGAGCGTGGATAAGTGATAAAACGGATAAACCCAAGGATACGAAATATGTTATAAAGCGTCTTTGGTACTATATCAGTCATTATAAATGGATGCTTATACTGGCAATTCTATTAACAATAGCCAGTAATTTATTTGCTTTAATAGGCCCCATGCTATCGGGCTACGCCATCGATGCTATCGAGCCAGGGAAAGGACTGGTTGTATTTAAAACGGTATTTTATTATGCGGGATGGATGATTGCATTCTACATATTATCTTCTGTTCTGTCCTATCTGTTGTCCGTTCTAATGCTTTATCTCAGTCAGAAGATCGTTAATAAAATGAGAGAGGATGTATTTACGAAATTAGTTGATCTACCGGTAAACTATTTTGACCGAAATCAGGCCGGAGATATTATCAGCCGTATATCATACGATATTGATACAGTAAATACATCATTATCAACGGACGTTGTACAAATATTTACCAGTGTCATAACAGTAGCCGGGTCCCTGGTCATGATGTTCTTAATATCACCCGTGCTTGTTCTGGCTATGCTCATAACGATTCCACTTTCGATCCTTTACACTCGTTACATGGCAAAGAAAGTTCGTCCGTTGTTTCGTAAGCGCTCTGCCAAGCTTGGTGAATTAAATGGTTATATTGAAGAAATGGTATCAGGGCAAAAAACGATAAAGGCCTATGCAGCAGAGTCCTCTGTAATTAATCGGTTTGACAATTTAAATGAAGAAGCAGTGAATGCATACTATGATGCAGAATATTATGGAAGCATCACTGGACCAACCGTGAATTTCATCAATAATTTATCACTGTCGCTGGTTACTGTTTTCGGTGCTATCCTATACCTGTTAGAATATATGACATTGGGCAATATCTCTTCTTTTGTTCAATATAGCAGAAAATTCTCCGGACCAATCAGTGAAACAGCCAATATTATCAGTGAGCTTCAGTCGGCAGCTGCTGCAGCAGAGCGGGTATTCAAGCTTGTAGACGAGAAACCGGAGGCGCTAGATAAACCGGATGCAGTGGAACTTTCAGAGGTAAAAGGGGACGTCTCTATTGAGAATGTATCCTTTGGATATCTTCCTGATAGAATGATTATTAAAAACTTATTCCTCCATGCGAAGCCTGGTAGCCTGACAGCAATAGTCGGACCGACCGGTGCAGGTAAGACCACAATGATAAATCTTCTTATGAGGTTTTATGATGTGTGGCAGGGAAGTATCTATATTGACTCTAAGGAAACCAGAAACCTGACTAGAAATAGTCTTAGAAAAGCATATGCAATGGTTCTTCAGGATACCTGGCTGTTTCAGGGAACCATTTTTGAAAATATAGCCTATGGAAAAGAAAATGCAACGATGGAGGAAGTGGTATCCGCTGCAAAGCTGGTTGGTATGCACTCCTATATTAAGAGACTTCCAAAAGGATATGATACCGTTGTAAATGAGGATGGAATTAATATATCAAAAGGTCAAAAGCAGCTTCTGACCATAGCCAGAGCAATGCTGTTGGATGCTAAGATGCTTATATTGGATGAGGCAACCTCCAATGTAGACACCAGAACTGAGATAAAGATACAAAAGGCTATGAGAAAGCTGATGGAAGATAAGACTTGTTTTGTAATAGCTCACCGCTTATCCACCATTCAGGGAGCGGATAATATTCTGGTGGTGAATCAGGGTAATGTAGTAGAACAAGGAACACATAAAGAGCTGATGGAGAAGAAGGGCTTCTATTATAAACTGTATCAGGCTCAGTTTGAATAA
- a CDS encoding ABC transporter ATP-binding protein has product MNQVIIRTKSVSKSFILNNQEIPVLKNIDLNIQKGEFVSIMGPSGSGKSTLLYLLGGLENATKGSIEINTKNIADLNDDQQSKMRRQEIGFVFQSYNLIPNLTVEENILIPLLLEGKKKKDLEAKLNDILDIVGLSAHRNHTPKELSGGQQQRVAIARAIITDPEILFADEPIGNLDSVTGIGILELLRKINQEKKTTIVMVTHSEESTRYGTRVIRLKDGMIID; this is encoded by the coding sequence TTGAACCAGGTGATAATAAGGACGAAGAGTGTTAGTAAAAGCTTTATTTTGAATAATCAGGAGATTCCGGTGTTGAAGAATATCGATCTGAACATTCAAAAAGGGGAGTTTGTTTCGATTATGGGACCCTCGGGTTCTGGTAAGAGTACCCTGCTATACTTATTGGGTGGCTTGGAGAATGCAACAAAGGGATCTATAGAGATAAATACGAAAAATATTGCTGACCTAAATGATGATCAACAAAGCAAAATGAGAAGGCAGGAAATTGGTTTTGTCTTTCAATCCTATAATCTGATACCGAATCTTACAGTGGAAGAAAACATTCTTATCCCGTTACTTTTAGAGGGGAAGAAAAAGAAAGACCTAGAAGCAAAACTAAATGATATTCTCGACATCGTAGGCTTATCCGCTCATAGAAACCATACTCCTAAGGAGTTATCCGGTGGTCAGCAGCAGAGAGTAGCCATTGCGAGAGCAATCATTACTGATCCAGAGATACTGTTTGCCGATGAACCCATTGGTAATCTTGATAGTGTTACCGGAATAGGGATTTTGGAGCTGTTACGAAAGATCAATCAAGAGAAAAAAACGACGATTGTAATGGTGACTCATTCGGAGGAATCTACCCGGTATGGAACAAGAGTGATTCGTCTAAAGGATGGAATGATTATTGATTAG
- the aroA gene encoding 3-phosphoshikimate 1-carboxyvinyltransferase, with translation MIFQKQGPLRGTIAVPGDKSISHRAIMFGALAEGITEVTNFLRGADCLSTIRCFRQLGIDINDDPASDRIIVHGKGLYGLTPPKDMLDVGNSGTTMRLISGILCGQNFPVSLTGDESIQRRPMGRIMTPLTQMGAEIESIRGNNCAPLSINKTKKNNTRLRGIHYKSPVASAQIKSCVLLAGLYAEGETSVTEPSLSRNHTELMLREFGADIKSMDLTAAITPNPHLTGHKIQVPGDISSAAYFIAAGLMVPNSEVIIKNVGINPTRDGILRVCKQMGADIRLENIIDHGGEPVADLVVRHSELYSTEVSGSVIPTLIDEIPIIAVLACFAKGQTVIKDAAELKVKESNRIDVMVDNLSRMGADIIATEDGMIINGGKPLHSAVIDSKDDHRIAMSFAIASLMAEGDTEIRGAECVNISYPNFYSDLRKLQIL, from the coding sequence ATGATTTTTCAAAAACAAGGTCCCTTAAGAGGTACAATCGCTGTACCAGGTGATAAATCCATATCACACCGGGCTATTATGTTCGGTGCATTGGCGGAAGGTATCACTGAGGTCACTAATTTCTTACGGGGTGCTGACTGCCTCTCCACAATAAGATGTTTTCGTCAACTAGGGATTGACATCAATGACGATCCCGCTTCTGATCGGATTATCGTACACGGGAAAGGACTTTATGGCTTAACTCCTCCTAAGGATATGCTAGATGTCGGCAATAGCGGCACCACGATGCGTCTTATCTCCGGTATTCTATGTGGACAGAATTTTCCTGTCTCATTAACCGGTGATGAATCCATACAACGAAGACCCATGGGCAGAATTATGACACCTCTTACACAGATGGGGGCTGAGATTGAAAGTATCAGAGGTAACAACTGCGCTCCTTTATCAATTAATAAGACAAAGAAGAATAATACCCGCTTACGTGGTATTCATTACAAATCTCCTGTAGCATCCGCTCAGATAAAGTCCTGTGTATTGCTGGCAGGTTTATATGCAGAGGGAGAAACCAGTGTAACTGAACCCTCCCTATCCCGAAATCATACCGAATTGATGCTGAGAGAATTCGGTGCGGATATAAAATCAATGGACCTTACAGCAGCAATTACACCGAATCCTCACTTAACAGGTCATAAAATCCAAGTACCCGGAGATATCTCCTCCGCTGCTTACTTTATAGCAGCAGGATTGATGGTCCCTAATTCTGAAGTTATTATCAAAAACGTTGGTATTAATCCTACCAGAGATGGCATCCTGCGCGTCTGTAAGCAAATGGGCGCAGATATTCGTCTCGAGAATATCATCGATCATGGTGGTGAGCCAGTGGCTGATCTTGTGGTACGTCACAGTGAACTTTACTCTACCGAAGTGAGTGGCTCTGTTATCCCCACCCTTATTGATGAAATACCGATTATTGCTGTATTGGCATGCTTCGCTAAGGGCCAGACAGTTATTAAGGATGCAGCCGAGCTGAAGGTAAAGGAATCCAACCGTATTGATGTTATGGTGGATAATCTCTCTCGAATGGGTGCTGACATTATAGCGACTGAAGACGGTATGATTATTAATGGTGGTAAGCCTCTGCACAGCGCAGTCATTGACAGCAAGGATGATCATAGAATTGCTATGTCCTTTGCAATCGCCAGCCTGATGGCAGAGGGTGATACCGAAATCCGTGGTGCAGAATGCGTTAATATTTCTTATCCCAATTTCTATTCGGATTTAAGGAAGCTGCAAATACTATAA
- a CDS encoding DUF3021 family protein, whose translation MIKTFIKKSMLLFTLIVLVVYTVQAILQGKWGDTLFLWQLVFVSGLISLAQLLLSKFKSNYYLLEVIIEYVMVCIIVSMAGLALGWFKLYYLWQIFLYITPVYIIGYFLDLSRAKRDVDYINEKIKQRMERGKRFEPGDNKDEEC comes from the coding sequence ATGATTAAGACATTCATTAAGAAAAGCATGCTCCTTTTCACGCTGATTGTACTTGTTGTATATACTGTACAGGCAATCTTACAAGGTAAATGGGGGGATACTCTGTTTTTATGGCAGCTGGTCTTTGTGTCCGGACTGATTAGCCTGGCCCAGTTGTTACTTAGTAAGTTTAAGAGTAATTACTATCTACTAGAGGTTATCATAGAATATGTTATGGTTTGTATCATTGTCAGTATGGCAGGACTGGCCTTGGGATGGTTTAAGCTATATTATCTGTGGCAGATCTTCTTATATATTACACCAGTATATATTATTGGATATTTCTTAGATTTAAGCAGAGCAAAACGGGACGTAGATTATATCAATGAGAAAATAAAACAGAGAATGGAAAGAGGGAAGCGATTTGAACCAGGTGATAATAAGGACGAAGAGTGTTAG
- a CDS encoding ABC transporter permease, with the protein MILFKYLWKSLLEKKARTFLVLFSIAVSAALIFANEGFKGTIEYMFHEANTRNAGNSDFLIEVKKEAGAVEWVDIDLLREYRKELEYVCPIQSQQALYAPNVEDMYYFQIYGVNMKEFQEHNPFGLQQGSYEEWNGFKVIIGDIYAKRYSFSVGDTIILEMNGNKHSFTIAGIANQEGIYSRELADGGRLFMPKETLEAIYGEGSNIVYLKVKEPSKREELYERLSRTFSDYQVEYTVDSKLIDAEISNYLLPFRASSLAVIFMTMFIISTGFGMITSERISSLGILRSLGVTRKRVKRILILESAGIGAIGGLIGCVFGIGVLVLIKDLFFQDDGSFANSAPLQFGMKEIITTTLAAILITGACAILSINKVAKLQIKEIILYQRNQKLTKKSKLWMVGFVFILTALVLPPYLPTSIFGMVVGCILATGVLAGLVLIIPGFIGMLAEAFNKLGLPQEIYLGIRNVSEDKALLGNLKLFSAMIAIVVYMASIFHTMSYDLHYTWDHQHLYDVSFILREADEESLKRVKEVDGVTEAVGYYENYNCKLGEDELFLNMLYGIEDDSFFEMNVVGGLDEIKPALLELNQGKHIIITNILKMKLGVQLGDTLKIRYGEKVENYKITGFVDTNLGIGHVAYISGDNFKSFIGAAYYDTFKVDGNVDPDTLKLNLKREFTKDILSINTKQEQERANADKVDTMFNAISIYTYFAVGVGMLGMFNNIMSGFLERKRSFALYRCIGMSNKGISKMLISESITIGLSGSLIGLTASLIMTATIPQIVGVMWGKVATQPAYTVMAVLSITGFITMLMVSILPLTKSRKISIMESMRYE; encoded by the coding sequence ATGATACTATTTAAATATTTATGGAAAAGTCTATTGGAAAAAAAGGCAAGAACCTTCTTGGTGCTTTTCTCAATTGCAGTTTCTGCTGCTTTGATTTTTGCAAATGAAGGATTTAAAGGTACCATAGAATATATGTTTCATGAAGCGAATACCAGAAATGCCGGTAATTCCGATTTTCTTATCGAGGTAAAGAAGGAAGCAGGAGCGGTAGAATGGGTGGATATTGATCTTCTGCGTGAATATCGTAAGGAACTGGAATATGTATGTCCCATTCAGTCACAGCAGGCTTTATATGCTCCGAACGTAGAGGACATGTACTATTTTCAAATATATGGTGTTAATATGAAGGAGTTTCAGGAGCATAATCCATTTGGTCTACAACAGGGAAGTTATGAGGAATGGAACGGCTTTAAGGTGATAATAGGAGATATTTATGCCAAACGGTATAGCTTTTCAGTAGGAGATACCATAATCTTGGAGATGAACGGAAATAAGCATAGCTTTACAATTGCAGGGATCGCAAATCAGGAGGGGATTTACTCAAGAGAGTTAGCAGACGGAGGCAGGCTGTTTATGCCAAAGGAAACCTTGGAAGCTATATATGGTGAGGGATCTAATATCGTTTACCTGAAGGTGAAAGAACCATCAAAGCGAGAGGAGTTGTACGAAAGGCTCAGCAGAACCTTTTCCGACTATCAGGTAGAATACACAGTAGATTCGAAGCTCATTGATGCAGAGATCTCTAATTATTTATTACCTTTTCGAGCATCCTCTCTGGCAGTCATTTTTATGACTATGTTCATTATTTCAACCGGATTTGGGATGATTACATCGGAACGGATCTCTTCCCTTGGTATATTAAGAAGCCTCGGTGTTACAAGGAAAAGGGTAAAGAGAATTCTCATATTGGAAAGCGCGGGAATCGGTGCCATTGGGGGATTGATAGGATGTGTATTCGGCATCGGTGTACTTGTTTTAATTAAGGACTTATTCTTTCAGGATGATGGCAGCTTTGCCAATAGTGCACCGTTACAGTTTGGAATGAAGGAAATTATTACAACTACTTTGGCTGCTATATTGATTACAGGCGCATGTGCCATCCTTTCTATAAATAAAGTTGCAAAGTTACAGATCAAGGAGATCATTCTTTACCAAAGAAATCAAAAGCTTACGAAGAAATCGAAGCTATGGATGGTCGGTTTCGTATTCATACTCACCGCGCTTGTCCTGCCACCTTATCTTCCTACCTCAATATTTGGAATGGTGGTTGGTTGTATTCTGGCAACGGGAGTTTTAGCCGGTCTGGTATTGATTATTCCAGGTTTCATCGGGATGCTGGCAGAGGCCTTCAATAAGCTTGGGCTTCCCCAGGAGATTTATCTTGGCATTCGTAATGTTTCTGAAGACAAAGCCTTACTTGGCAACTTAAAGCTATTTTCAGCTATGATTGCAATTGTTGTCTATATGGCGTCCATTTTTCATACGATGTCCTATGATCTTCATTATACATGGGATCACCAACATCTCTATGATGTAAGTTTTATTCTGAGAGAAGCAGATGAAGAAAGCTTGAAGAGAGTAAAGGAAGTGGATGGTGTAACGGAGGCAGTTGGCTATTATGAGAATTACAATTGCAAGCTGGGTGAGGATGAGCTGTTCCTCAATATGTTGTATGGTATTGAAGACGATTCGTTCTTTGAAATGAATGTAGTTGGAGGGCTGGATGAAATAAAGCCTGCTTTGTTAGAACTGAATCAGGGGAAACATATTATAATCACAAATATTCTAAAGATGAAACTAGGTGTACAATTGGGTGATACACTGAAGATACGATACGGAGAGAAGGTTGAGAACTATAAAATAACTGGATTTGTTGATACAAATCTGGGTATTGGACATGTGGCTTACATCTCTGGAGACAACTTTAAGAGCTTTATTGGTGCCGCTTACTATGATACCTTTAAAGTCGATGGAAATGTTGATCCAGATACGTTGAAATTAAATCTAAAGCGTGAATTTACGAAGGATATCCTGTCAATCAATACGAAACAGGAACAGGAACGAGCAAATGCAGATAAAGTAGACACTATGTTTAATGCCATCAGTATCTATACTTACTTTGCTGTAGGAGTTGGTATGCTTGGTATGTTCAATAATATCATGTCAGGATTCCTGGAGAGAAAACGAAGTTTCGCTTTATATCGTTGTATCGGCATGAGTAATAAGGGAATTAGTAAAATGCTGATATCGGAATCAATTACCATAGGGCTATCAGGTAGCTTGATCGGACTGACAGCTTCTTTAATCATGACTGCAACAATACCGCAAATTGTAGGTGTCATGTGGGGGAAAGTAGCTACCCAGCCGGCATATACGGTTATGGCTGTCCTTAGTATCACCGGCTTTATCACTATGCTTATGGTATCGATTCTGCCGCTTACGAAAAGCAGGAAAATCAGTATCATGGAAAGCATGAGATATGAATAG